In a genomic window of Sinorhizobium meliloti:
- a CDS encoding LysR family transcriptional regulator: protein MNVTLRQLQAFIAVAELGRFHLAADHLGLTQSAISILIKDLEVALKHRLFDRHTRMVSLTTAGAEFLPQARKVMSDLEIAVANVHELATLQRGRVTIAAAIVLAATLLPPVIARFVKRYPDISVQVRDMPEEEIRSALKRNEADLGIGTVSADDPEIQASVLMRDQLTLICRSDHRFAKARQVSWASLAGEGLIGLAKDNPLRGLVDRALIASGVEVKTRYEVRFSTTAISMVAEGLGIAILPENSRQLTTNVDVRIVELVDPVISRNISILQYRQPMLSPAAAKMKEFLMGASRKLS from the coding sequence ATGAATGTGACACTTCGCCAGTTGCAGGCCTTCATTGCCGTGGCCGAACTCGGGCGTTTCCATCTGGCGGCCGACCACCTGGGACTGACGCAGTCGGCGATCAGCATCCTGATCAAGGATCTGGAGGTTGCCCTCAAGCACCGGCTGTTCGACCGGCACACACGCATGGTCAGCCTTACGACGGCCGGAGCGGAATTTTTGCCCCAGGCCCGCAAGGTCATGTCGGATCTCGAGATCGCGGTTGCGAATGTGCACGAACTGGCAACCCTGCAACGCGGCCGGGTCACGATCGCCGCGGCAATCGTGCTGGCCGCGACCTTGCTGCCGCCGGTCATTGCGCGCTTCGTCAAGCGTTATCCCGACATATCGGTACAGGTGCGGGACATGCCGGAGGAGGAGATCCGTTCCGCATTGAAGCGGAACGAGGCGGATCTCGGCATCGGCACCGTTTCCGCCGACGATCCGGAGATCCAGGCCAGCGTGCTGATGCGTGACCAGCTCACCTTGATCTGCCGCTCCGACCACAGGTTCGCGAAGGCGCGGCAGGTGAGCTGGGCAAGCCTCGCAGGCGAAGGCCTGATCGGACTGGCAAAGGACAACCCCCTGCGCGGGCTCGTCGATCGCGCGCTGATCGCCTCCGGTGTCGAGGTCAAGACGAGATACGAGGTGCGATTCTCGACGACGGCGATCAGCATGGTGGCGGAAGGCCTGGGTATAGCGATCCTTCCGGAAAACTCCCGCCAGCTCACGACCAATGTGGACGTCCGAATCGTCGAGCTGGTGGATCCGGTCATCAGCCGCAACATCTCCATTCTGCAATACCGCCAACCCATGCTCTCGCCGGCGGCGGCGAAAATGAAGGAATTTCTCATGGGAGCGAGCCGCAAACTCTCGTGA
- a CDS encoding glycosyltransferase family 4 protein, whose translation MKIAQIAPLFERVPPKLYGGTERVVHHLTEELVRQGHEVTLFASGDSMTSAKLVPCSDMALRLNPAVLDPIPYHMLMLEEVRRQANGFDVLHFHIDLLHFPLVRNLAGKTVTTLHGRLDLPDLQPFYAAFPDVPLISISDDQRKPMPPVNWVATVHHGLAPDVLPFTGQPRGDYLAFLGRISPEKRPDRAIEIAARVGMPLKIAAKVDKADAAYWLNEIEPLVRRYPNVEFIGEIDEGQKGEFLGNARALLFPIDWPEPFGLVMIEAMACGTPVVAFRCGSVPEVIDHGVSGFIVDSMEEAVKAVHELDRLDRHTVRATFDRRFTARRMADDYLDLYRALAGGAQRVLPIHAANESGAGPGSTRVA comes from the coding sequence ATGAAGATAGCCCAGATCGCACCGCTGTTCGAACGTGTACCGCCGAAGCTCTACGGCGGGACCGAGCGCGTCGTTCACCACCTGACGGAAGAGCTCGTCCGGCAGGGCCATGAGGTCACCCTCTTTGCGAGCGGCGACTCGATGACCTCGGCAAAGCTCGTTCCCTGCTCGGATATGGCGCTGAGACTGAACCCTGCGGTTCTGGACCCGATTCCCTATCACATGCTGATGCTGGAGGAAGTGCGCCGGCAGGCGAACGGCTTCGACGTCCTGCACTTCCACATCGATCTCCTGCATTTTCCCCTCGTTCGCAACCTCGCCGGAAAGACGGTGACGACGCTGCACGGCCGCCTCGATCTGCCCGACCTCCAGCCCTTCTATGCCGCATTCCCGGATGTTCCCCTGATTTCGATCTCCGACGACCAGCGAAAGCCGATGCCGCCGGTCAATTGGGTCGCCACGGTCCATCATGGTCTGGCTCCGGACGTCCTTCCCTTCACCGGCCAGCCGAGGGGCGACTATCTCGCCTTCCTTGGCCGCATCTCGCCCGAAAAGCGGCCCGACCGCGCGATCGAAATCGCTGCCCGGGTCGGCATGCCGCTGAAGATCGCCGCCAAGGTCGACAAAGCGGACGCGGCCTATTGGCTGAACGAGATCGAGCCGCTTGTCCGGCGCTATCCGAACGTCGAATTCATCGGCGAAATAGACGAAGGTCAGAAGGGCGAATTCCTTGGCAACGCACGTGCCCTTCTCTTCCCGATCGACTGGCCCGAACCGTTCGGGCTGGTGATGATCGAGGCGATGGCCTGCGGCACGCCGGTGGTCGCCTTCCGCTGCGGCTCGGTGCCGGAGGTCATCGACCACGGCGTGTCGGGCTTCATCGTCGACAGCATGGAGGAGGCCGTGAAGGCGGTCCACGAACTCGACCGGCTCGATCGCCACACGGTCCGGGCGACCTTCGACAGACGCTTCACCGCCCGACGCATGGCAGATGACTATCTGGATCTCTATCGCGCCCTGGCAGGCGGCGCCCAAAGGGTCCTGCCGATCCATGCGGCGAACGAAAGCGGGGCAGGCCCCGGCTCTACCAGGGTCGCCTGA
- a CDS encoding amylo-alpha-1,6-glucosidase, whose protein sequence is MGSNLSGGPAQAAPDVTSADDLGPAAVSRYERSSRSLKHGDTFAVFDHNGDAFSSPSNPEGIFHRDTRHLSQFVLTLNGARSLLLSSTLRDDNATLDCDLTNPALVLDPGGEVLKHDLIHVRRTRFLWQEACYERLVFRNFDEVPRRLQVELSFAADFADLFEVRGTPRRRRGTHHSALVGNARVVLAYDGLDGQTRSTTLRFDPEPERLTGQEASFVVELAPHQAQSIFIEIVCNSVRDNPHPPSFTFFLALRDARRALRYSASRAAAVVTSNAVFNEAVRRSVADLYMLLTETPEGPYPYAGIPWFSTVFGRDALITALETLWLDPAIAKGVLRHLAANQATDFDPAADAEPGKILHEMRYGEMAELGEVPFRRYYGSIDSTPLFIMLAGAYLDRTGDLDTVRSLWPNVVAALDWIDRFGDRDGDGFVEYGSRTAKGLVNQCWKDSHDSIFHAGGNLASGPIAAAEVQAYVFGAWQAAARLSRKLGHAEDALRLERRAEDLRIRFDTAFYDDELGTYSLALDGDKNPCRVRSSNAGHALFTGIALPERAGRVVSTLMAQSSFCGWGVRTIAASEARYNPMSYHNGSVWPHDNALIAAGFVRYGFQAEAASIFEGLFAASTYTDLRRLPELFCGFARQRARGPTFYPVSCVPQAWAAAAPLYLLQSMIGLGFDAGRMHVTLHEPTLPPFLDEVVLKRLRVGSGMVDIALRRSRSQVVVDVLDRRGGVKVLTTH, encoded by the coding sequence ATGGGAAGCAATCTCTCCGGGGGGCCGGCCCAAGCCGCTCCCGACGTGACATCTGCGGACGACCTGGGGCCTGCAGCGGTTTCGCGTTACGAGCGAAGCTCCAGATCCCTGAAGCACGGCGATACCTTCGCCGTGTTCGATCACAACGGCGACGCATTTTCCTCTCCTTCCAATCCGGAGGGGATCTTCCACCGCGACACCCGCCATCTGTCGCAGTTCGTGCTGACGTTGAACGGCGCCCGGTCGCTGTTGCTGAGTTCCACGCTCAGGGACGACAATGCCACGCTCGACTGCGATCTCACCAATCCGGCTCTCGTGCTCGATCCCGGTGGCGAGGTGTTGAAGCATGACCTCATTCACGTGCGCCGTACCCGGTTCCTCTGGCAGGAGGCCTGCTACGAGCGCCTGGTCTTCCGAAACTTCGATGAAGTGCCGAGAAGGCTGCAGGTCGAATTGTCCTTCGCCGCCGACTTCGCCGACCTTTTCGAGGTGCGGGGCACCCCCAGGCGGCGCCGCGGCACCCATCACAGCGCGCTGGTCGGCAACGCCCGGGTCGTTCTGGCCTATGACGGCCTCGACGGCCAGACCCGCAGCACGACGCTCCGCTTCGATCCGGAGCCGGAGAGGCTCACCGGACAGGAGGCGAGCTTTGTCGTCGAGCTCGCGCCGCACCAGGCGCAATCGATCTTCATCGAGATCGTCTGCAACAGTGTCCGGGACAACCCGCACCCGCCGTCCTTCACCTTCTTTCTGGCGTTGCGGGATGCCAGGAGAGCGCTTCGCTACTCGGCCTCGCGCGCCGCTGCGGTGGTCACCTCCAATGCCGTCTTCAACGAAGCCGTCAGGCGCAGCGTCGCCGATCTCTACATGCTGCTCACGGAAACACCCGAAGGTCCCTACCCTTACGCCGGAATTCCCTGGTTCAGCACCGTCTTCGGCCGCGACGCGCTCATCACCGCGCTCGAAACACTGTGGCTCGACCCGGCAATCGCGAAAGGCGTGCTCAGGCATCTGGCCGCCAACCAGGCGACCGATTTCGACCCCGCCGCCGATGCGGAGCCGGGCAAGATCCTGCATGAGATGCGCTACGGCGAAATGGCGGAACTCGGCGAGGTGCCCTTCCGGCGCTATTACGGCAGCATCGACTCGACCCCTCTCTTCATCATGCTTGCCGGCGCCTATCTCGATCGCACCGGCGATCTCGATACCGTGCGGAGCCTCTGGCCGAACGTGGTGGCGGCACTTGACTGGATCGACCGTTTCGGCGACCGCGACGGCGACGGCTTCGTCGAATATGGAAGCCGCACCGCAAAGGGCCTGGTGAACCAGTGCTGGAAGGACAGCCACGATTCGATCTTCCATGCCGGGGGCAATCTGGCCTCGGGGCCGATCGCGGCCGCCGAGGTACAGGCCTATGTCTTCGGCGCCTGGCAGGCGGCCGCCCGATTGTCGCGCAAGCTCGGCCATGCCGAGGATGCGCTGCGGCTCGAACGACGGGCCGAAGACCTGCGCATCCGGTTCGACACGGCCTTCTACGATGATGAGCTTGGGACCTATTCGCTGGCCCTCGACGGGGACAAGAACCCCTGCCGCGTCCGCTCTTCCAATGCGGGCCATGCCCTCTTCACCGGCATCGCCCTGCCGGAGCGCGCCGGCAGGGTGGTGTCAACGCTGATGGCGCAATCCTCCTTCTGCGGCTGGGGCGTGCGCACGATCGCCGCCTCGGAAGCGCGCTACAATCCGATGAGCTACCACAACGGCTCCGTCTGGCCACACGACAATGCGCTGATCGCGGCAGGCTTCGTGCGCTACGGCTTTCAAGCAGAGGCGGCGAGCATCTTCGAAGGGCTGTTCGCGGCCTCCACCTACACCGACCTCAGACGTCTGCCGGAGCTATTTTGCGGCTTCGCGCGCCAGCGCGCCCGCGGGCCCACCTTCTATCCGGTTTCCTGCGTGCCGCAGGCTTGGGCGGCGGCGGCGCCCCTCTATCTGCTCCAGTCGATGATCGGCCTCGGCTTCGATGCCGGGAGGATGCATGTGACCTTGCACGAACCGACGCTCCCGCCCTTCCTGGACGAAGTCGTGCTGAAACGGCTGCGGGTCGGTTCGGGGATGGTTGACATAGCCCTAAGACGGTCGAGATCCCAGGTCGTGGTCGACGTCCTGGACCGGAGAGGCGGAGTGAAGGTGCTGACGACGCATTGA